One window from the genome of Zymoseptoria tritici IPO323 chromosome 11, whole genome shotgun sequence encodes:
- a CDS encoding 60S ribosomal protein L29, translated as MAKSKNSSQHNQSKKNHKNGIKKPKTNRYPSLKGTDPKFRRNHRHALHGTMKALKEVKEGKRDAA; from the exons ATGGCCA AATCCAAGAACTCGTCGCAGCACAACcagtcgaagaagaaccacAAGAACGG TATCAAGAAGCCAAAGACCAACAGATACCCGTCGCTCAAAGGAACCGACCCCAAGTTCCGACGAAACCACAGACATGCGCTTCATGGAACAATGAAGGCACTC AAGGAGGTCAAGGAGGGCAAGCGTGATGCGGCATAG